The Candidatus Aegiribacteria sp. genomic interval AGCAGAAAAGGAAATCTCCCAAAAAGAACTGGCTTATGAAATCGGAGTCAGTCGTCAGACTGTAAACTCCATTGAAAAAGGCAAGTTTAATCCATCCGTGATTACCGCACTAAGAATGGCAAGGTACTTCGGTGTTGGGGTTGAAAGCGTTTTTGAGATTAAGGAGGATGAATGTGATTGGTAGGATAAGTGACAAATATATATGGTGGTCGGTGGCTCAACTTATAGCAGGTATTGCTATCTTTGCATTTGGATATTTCACAAATATTAAGTTCTATTACTATTTATTGCTTATAATTATAATGCTTTATGGTTTACCATCCTTTCTTAAGCGAGGTCGTAAGCCTGATGAGAGAGAGCTTCATCTACTTCTTAAAGTACACGCCAATGCGGGAGTCTGGACTCTAATGCTGCTTCCTGCCTTTCACTCAAGACTTGGAGAGGAATTCTTCACTGCAATTTGGGGTATTTTTCTCTTGCTTCGGGGTTGTTTCGGACTCTTTTACTTCCTGAGGAACTAGCGGAAAATCATCTATATAAAGTTCTAAGAGTATCCACTACGGGGTAGTAATAATTCTCTGATTCAAATCTGATTGACATCTTCCTAAGATGCAACTATTCATAATGATATGGGGGATTGTTTATGTTAATTAGAATCATACCTTTGCTTATCTTTAGTTTCAGTACAATCACATTTGCCGATTCAGCTACACAGACCGACTGGTCCGGGGGGGCAGGAGTGGTGGGTCCGGTCATCACCTTG includes:
- a CDS encoding helix-turn-helix transcriptional regulator produces the protein MKLVNRIRVLRAEKEISQKELAYEIGVSRQTVNSIEKGKFNPSVITALRMARYFGVGVESVFEIKEDECDW